CACCAAGAATGAAGTCTTCTCCAGCCAGGACCTGGACTCCATGTTTTACTCAGTAACACCACTTTTACTTATTCCTATGTCTATTACACATGATAATGTCCATACAACAGTGGTCTCCCATTGCAAAGTCTCAAATAGGATTGGACTTGAGAAAGACATTTGCACAGATTGTATGGTGGAGGACGACAGCAGAACTGCCCCATATTCTGTCGTCTGGACTGCCCTTTGTTGGGTTGATTAGTCGTTCTGGTATGGAGTGTCACTATGCACATCAGCATGGACGTCGCCAGTCCTGGTGTACCTAGCCATATTGTATGCCAGGCACACAGTTGTATCTTGGTTCTACTTGAACACTACGGATTTATTCTTTTGGAAATGCGAGTCAGTGAAAAGTAGGTCCTGACTGTTTTTACAACTGAGTTTCAGGCTTGTGTAATTACAGAAACTTGGAAGGCATGTAACCAGTAGATATCCGTATGGTTGACCCATGATTAGTTTATACAGCAATGGAGCTGTGGCCCTCAGACAGTTTTTCTTTatagcctcattgaagtgaaatcCAAAAAAATCCAGCTTTTCTCCTGCACCCCTGTTCAATAGGGGCTCCATTGATTGGGCCCACCACACAGTGTCATAGTAtagcctagtgatatgccatgatGGTCGTTTTCTTCTCATCTGCCGTGCGTTTTGCATCTCTAAGgacccattcagacggccgtagtgctttgctgatccgcaaaacaaggataccggctgtgtgcgttccgcaatttgaggaccgcacatggccgcaaccatagtagaaaatactttattcttgtccgacaagaataggacatgctctatcttttctgcggagacgcagaacagaaacacggatgcggacagcacacggtgtgatgTACGCATCTTTTCAGGCCCCATTgaaagaatgggtccgcacccattccgcaaaattgcataaTGGATGTAGACTCATTCaaatggccgtctgaatgagccctaacaaagTTATGGATCTGTCATAGGATGGAACCCACCAGTGCCTGGCAGATCACATTGACTTATAATGGGGGTTTTCAGGCTCCCTGGTGGGGCCCGCCATTATGCCAGGAGACACAGTGCTGTGTACAACACTACTCTGCCCACCAAATCTGGATGAATATGCCATGAACAGAACCTCTTTCGACGGAAGCGCAAATGTGAAGACAGCCTTTGCTGTTTTCAGTTCGCTGGACGCCCTCCTGTGTAGATTTAGGGGCAGCTCTTGGCTTTGCGGCCTGGTCCTGTTATCTTGCACTATGCAGCAGTTTGTAACTTTCCTTGACCTCAGCTAGTTTATTTAATCGTGACATCCTTATTTCCTTTTTGTTTCCTTACTCATGTGAATCCTGAGCCTCCTATCTAGTGTGCACACATTGCAGGTCATGTATGAAAGCAATGATATATACCCATGTGAGTAAATCACCTCTATTGGGCTGCAGGCATTGGCCCCATGCAGGAGCCTGAAGATGGCTTCTGCCATTGATGAGATTTACACTGACAGTACATGCAGAGAAGCAGCTGGGTACATTCATCCCACACTGCTTGCTACTATTCACAAACCTGGTGAAAAGAATacaccctaggccagtgatggcgaaccttttaaaggccgagtgcccaaactgcaacccaaaacccacttatttattgcaaagtgccaacaaagcaatttaacctgaatactatagtccaatacagtatatcctctatgtactttatgatttagctataatagcctgcctacattcagtgcgccgcctgtgctgttcatagtgcacctgcgctgatgaatggcaggaaaagtctaaggcatactgtacaccatagactttttccagagtgcaggtgcccacagagagggctctgagtgccgcctctggcacccatgccataggttcgccatcactgccctaggcctTTCCGACAAGCATATTAAGGACAAAAGTCCCGGCTTGACTTCAGGTCTGATGAcccaaactcacagcatcatggATTTCTATTCTACTGCAAACCTGTGGTAGGACTGGACACTTGTCCATAATACGAGCAGATAAATGCACCCGTAGTACGCTCATCTGAAACTGGCCATAAACAGTATATTTATGGTGTCCTTATTCAAAGTTGTGTTCTGTGACCACAAAGCCTCCTAGGTCGTGCAGACAACACAGCTTGCATCCGTGATTCATATTTCTGTGTAACCATGTCTACTTAGATTTGTTCTCATAGGTCAGGGGTACTGGTACTGGCAGACCGTGGACGCCAGCTGTCCGGACCCCTGCCATCCCTTCCATAGGAGGCAGCACTTTAGGCTGCATCCTAATCTGCCAGTGTGCTGGAAAGAGCTGGGGCACAGGCTCCTCCACATGCAGGCGTTGGATGGAAGGGAATGGGTGGGCAGAAAGAGACGGGTTCCTGCACCTGCAGGCCCAGGGACTTCTCTCTCAGCACTTTCTTCCCGCGCCTGCACGTGGAGGAAGCTGTCTCTCTGTGGCTCAGTCCCTCCTCTCCTGCAGCAGTGGCGCGTACGGGAGCTTCAAGCTCCAAAGGACACTTACTGCTGAAGAAGGGGGATAGACATCGCCAATGAATAGGGTGGCCACAAAAGAGGGACTTTAAAACACCGCTCTCGACTCTGATAAGCCATGcctcctcccactccgcagccatcTAAAAAAATCAAGGTAAAATAAACATGGGGAGGTTGGGAGGGGACTGAGGGGTACAGACAGGGCGGGAACGCATCATTGACTCCACAGTGTCAGTGGCATGTTCCCATCTTGCCTGTGCCTctctttgtaaggctactttcagactagcgtttctattttccggtattgagatctgtcataggatctcaataccggagaaaaatgcttctgttttgtccccatggaTTGTCAATGGagataaaatgtaactgaacagaatggaatgctccaaaatgcattctgttccatttggttgcattcCTATACCGGAGAGCGAACTGCAGCGAACTTTCCATCATGGGATGAAAGTGGCCTAATGGGGAAATAAAGATAAGGCTCCAATCACaccatgtgctatctgcatcttttgtgggcccattgaaatgaaggagTCCACATTCAATCCACCAATAATGGGGATTGGATGTGGAACAGAAATACATACTGTGAGTCTGTTCTGcggctagggttgccacccggccaGTAGCTCACTTCACACTGGAGCTTCCAGTCAACAGAGAGTGTTCACAGCGgctcaagcaaatggaggaggggagtgcttttcttttttctttctttttctttttttttttttttctttttttattcttcGCAAAAGCAGAGATGGGGGGCATTactcttaggctcctttcacacctgcgttcaggtgtccgctcgtgagctccgtttgaaggggctcacaagcggccctgaacgcagccgtctggccctaatgcattctcagtggaggcggatccactgagaatgcatccgcctgccagcgctcagtgagcggacacctgaacgctgcaagcagcgttcgggtgtccgcctggccgtgcggaggcgagcggatccgttccgacttataatggaagtcaacggggacggatccgctcaggctactttcacacttagaaatttttctaagttataatgcagatggatccgttctgaacggagccaccgtctgcattaatatgagcggatccgatcgaacgctagtgtgaaagtagccttactggggGCATTCATATTTACTGTTGGCATTCAGCTCGGACTTTCATCTGACtgcagacccaggtatgtggaccttttaATAAAACTAGTTATTGTCATAGGTGAACATATATGTTAATAAGCTCAGTGCAGAATGTGACCGCACCAAAATACATCATTGCATCTTTTCTCTCCGTATCATTACAGAAAAGGAGGCGGCGTATTGACAGAAGCATGATAGGAGAACCCACAAACTTTGTTCATACTGCACATGTAGGATCGGGAGATGTATTTAGTGGAATGAATTCCGTAAGtataaaactttttttgaaataaagaaaaaaaactattgaaatatTGCGGTGAACTCtgcaatggaataaaaaaaagccattttgccaTTTCTGGTCACATTGTCCCTAGTGTTCAATGAatcgaattattattattattgacttcaatccgaatttcaggaaaaatttgattcatcttgaagtcaaatttccttgcgcttcgtggtaatttTTCCTGAATTGCttggtaaaaaaagaaatacatacctcatccatttgctcacggagaggccgtcacggccatcttgattgaagaaaaagtGCCAGACCTCTCGGGCACTGATGTGTGACATCATCACGGCCGGGTGCAGCGACgcatcagtgatgatgtcaccacgccctGCCAGCATGATGAAGTTGGCGCgttttcttcaattaagatggccatGACGACATCTCCCTGAGCAAATGTACAAGGTGAGTATGTttgggtttattttttatttcattttttaacccaTGAAAGGCCTGAATGTGACAGATGCCATGATCTGAAGGGCTCAATGACGGGGGGCCACGATTGTTATTCTCTTTGCGCCAGCTACATACAGTAGAATGGAATGCAATgcatgatgaagtaatttgtaacaGATTGAATCTCTTTGAACgttggcgaagcagctgaatcgagTTTGATAACTATACTAATCTCTAGTTGTCTCCTCCCCAAGAAATGTGCATAAAACGTGATCAAAAAGccttatgtacctcaaaatggtaccaataaaactacagCTCTCCCTGCAGACAGCTCTTtagctgtcagaatatggcaactttttatttatttattttttcaattttgtaAACTTAACTGTGTGACAGGCAAAACCTTCTACAAGCAGACACAGATTTGTGCCATATCTCATTAATCTGATGAATCCACTTGGCCTAAGCCAAGCCTCCCACCTTGCTTACTTTCTACCTTTAAAATTTGCAGAGTGAGTACAAATGTCACAAAACCAAAAATGTGCAAACTTTTAAAATTTTGTACTCAAAAATCCATCTAAACACATTCATATGAGTCCATGTTTGTGTCCGTAGAGCCCCAAACCTTACAGGCAAAATGTTTAATGCAAAGTATTTTTCTTCTTTCTGAGTTTACATATTTTACATCAAACTGTCATGAAGGTTATGGTTGCACCCAGGGGGATTGGTAGAATGTCCCCGAGCAGAAGCAAGAACCTGATTGTGGGGCTGGCTCCATGCTGTCCCCATGACACTCGCCTATGGCCGCATGGCTTTACTGCAGAGTTGTGCAGTCATCAGCTGAGTGTAGCTGCTTAAGGCCAGCTGCACCGCTGGCCATATccgtagggctcatgcacatgaacataaggGCTCTATGCCCGTCCTGCAGATCGCAAATAGCGATTCAAAGTTCACGTGCACTCCATGCtgcggatgcggactcattgacttgaatgggtccacaatctgcaagATACAGCAAAAAGAGGGCTAGTGGAAAAACAAAGGAGCTGCAATAATCACAGTGCTGGCTCAGGCGACCCTCCCACAATCCTCATCCAACAGGAGGGGGGAACTAAttactaaaacataacttttgatAGAACCGTTTAAACAATTAGAACTATAGCAATGTTTCTATTTCAAGCATGTCTCTACTAGTATGGTAAGTGTCACAAAAACCTGTTATTGCCACTTGTATCGGGTAATCAATCCTGGTCATCCGGGTATAAAAATGACATGAATAACCTTACCAGATTCCAGAAGAAACAGTATCAAGTGTGGTACCCGTTAAGGCAGAGGGGTGGTCCCAGCAGGTTGAAAGATGATGAAGTCGTGGTGCTGAAAGCCCACTGAAGCCATTCATAGTGTTTCTGTAGGCTTCCAATCCTTGCCTCCGCTCCGCAAAATATAGGGCATGTCCCATCTTTGgccgtatcttgcggattgcagacccattcaagtcatacattggtgtgcatgagcccttagtgtggcTGATTGGACTGTATGTCAGGACTATTCAGGTGTAATAACTGATCTCTATAATGCTTTTCTTTCTCAATTTGCAGGTGAGTTCTATCCAAAACCAAATGCAGTCAAAGGGCGGCTACAGTGGCAACATGTCTGCAAATGTTCAGATGCAGCTTGTAGATACAAAAGCAGGATAACCTTAGTATTACCTGGTCAGTACTTGTCATGTGAATTTCAATGACAGAGAAAACGATGTAATGTCTGCTGAAATGTATTGTAAGAAACTAAAAGAATTTGATGCTTTGCTGTTAAATCCACCGCCATTCCTGCAAGATCAGTCATTGACGTCCCCACCACTTCCTGTTACCATTGCAGGGCAAAGAAGTGTTTTCTGGCATCACACCTACAGCTGCAGGAGTTAGAAATACTCTTTGAAGTGGGTGGAAAATAGTTAAAATTATGCATGCATGGTAAAATAATCAAATGTGTGCAAGAAAACCTTTTACACTGTAACCTTTTATGTCTGTAGGTAGTTCTCTAAATGATATTACCTTCATGTATGGCTATGATTATCTAAACTTTACAATTCATGCAGCTCATTGATTTAAAAGGTTTATTCTAAACCCCCTGCGGATTTTTACTGTTACACTGGCCACAGCTATTCCTTCTGACTGCcctatacacatgcacactcggctTATCGCCcttaaagggcctctgtcagcagatctgtacctatgacactggctgacctgttacatgtgcacttggcagctgaaggtatctgtgttggtcccatgttcatgtgtgtcCACATTTCggagaaaaatttagtttttgtatatgcaaattaacctctaggagcaacgggggcgttgccattacacctagaggctctgctctctctgcaactgctgcgccctctgcactttgaaaaGCCCagacagtgaaaatgtcatcaggtctagccctgtcaatcaaagtgcagagggcgtggcacatatgaacatgggaccaacacagatgccttcatctgccaagtGCGCATGGTCAGGTCAGCCAGTACTGACAGGCCAAAAACCATACTTTCATGTCCCATTTTTATCACTAAcctatcatcttctttcttctaggATCTTCTGGATGGTTCTTAACTTCTTCCTTTTTGTCTTTACTGCCCTCATTTTGCATCAGTGACTGCTTTCTGTGTTCTTCATTGCGTGTAAGATGATACATTTGTACTCCCACATGAAAAAGATGATGGCCTGTGCCGACGGTCTTACCAAACGCAAAAGGGCACAAAGGGTTTACGCCAAAATTAACAGCAAAAACATCTttggaattattttatttttcagatctACACATTTTTcaccctttttctttctttttttgagggggggggggggggggttgtttccCTTCAGTTAATAATTGCTAGATGCGGGCCTTCGCTCACGGGTGTTGAGAAGGCCTGGGACCGTCAAGCACAATGCTTATTGAAATTGGACTGTCAGTGAAGTAGATGACTTGCATGCTATGTAATGTTGCTTTGTACAGTGGGCCTATGCTGGGCCTAGAAATGGGAAACTGCCTGTTGCTGAAGATGATGCTACATGTATATGCCAAAATGTCCTCCTAGAGCAACAGGAGTAAAGACTCCTAGTATAGCTATATCACTTTTAGGTCTGCCCAAAATTGATCTAGCTAaggatgatgataataataagaCGTAATAATAAACCGCATCCATTCATAAGGAATTCTGTTGTAAATGTTCACTATATTTATTTGAAAGATCTGACCTCGAGATTGTAACCAGTGTAGTAACCTATAAAGTATTGTGTTGGTGCTTTTGTCTGTTCTAAAGAAATACTAGAATCGCCATTCCTGCTTTCTTAACCATTTACCTGCAATAGTGCATGTCAGACTGCCTGCAATAAATCCCATAACCTGATATAATGTACAGGCAACAGTCCCTCTGGTCTAGGCTGAGGCCCAGTTGTTGGGACAGCTACCAGCATGGCCACAACTGGTGGCAGTTTGTAGACCTCTAAATTAAGCCACACACTTTGGAAATTCAGGAATATCCTTAATTTAATGCATTAGTCATGGAAACATGTGATGTGCTTATCAATATTAACATTGTGCCATTCCAGGAGTGACCACACGCATAATAATCCACAGTGCAATGGCACAAGAAGAGAATTATAATTTTCTCATGTAGAAATCTATAAAAGAGAATATAACGTTTAGATTTATGATTATAGTTAATATAGTCCATCATAAGCTGTATGACCTTAAAGAAAGGACTTCCAACAAATGGGCTTAACCACCTACAAGAGACTGAGAAATATAAGTGATCCATGTCAAAGATGGTCAAAAGAATCCATTCCAGGAGCATTTCCACCTGGTGTTGAGTTTTCCATTGCACATCAGCCACTAGAAGAGTTGGTGCACGTGCCCTGACCTCCCAGTAAAAAGGAAAACTAAATCTTACCTTATTCATCCTACTCTGGTGCAGAAAAGTAGGCAACTGGTAAGCTCATGCAAAGCGCTGGTGAAGCATCAGCAATGTGTGGCACCAGTATTTCTGAAGAAAAGAAGCTGACAGTGCTGGTCTGGAGCAGTCACTTGTGGTGCCACAAGTAAAAGGCCCCATTATTGATTCGTCAGCCGTCTCCAACCAGTAGGAATCCTGAGCTATGACCATATGTATTGGTAATATGGTGTGTCTCCTTCATTTTTGAGCAGTGTGGCTCCAGACCATGACTCAAATTTGTATGTGGCTTACAAGAGACAAAAGGTTTGAGGACCTGATTGGAGTATGAACTACAATGGCGATGAGTGTTTCTGTGATGATTTTTATTGTGCCCATGTATAACACATCATCAAGTGGAATTGCTCAGTTTCCAGTGAAGTTGTTACCACCAATAAATGGCAGCAGTACTTTGAAAACAAAGTAGGTCAGACATGATTCTGTCTCCTGTGAAAAGAAAGGGTGAtagttttggggggaaaaacagcTGGAGTTCATCACAGGATGATTTTCAAAAGGGCAATGTAAAagctattaaagggaatctgtcaccagaaaatTGACCTTGTAGGGCTAACTCGGCTGAGTGTAGTGacacctttcacttagcgatccattGCTT
This portion of the Bufo gargarizans isolate SCDJY-AF-19 chromosome 1, ASM1485885v1, whole genome shotgun sequence genome encodes:
- the CDC42SE2 gene encoding CDC42 small effector protein 2, with product MSEFWLCFNCCIAEQPQPKRRRRIDRSMIGEPTNFVHTAHVGSGDVFSGMNSVSSIQNQMQSKGGYSGNMSANVQMQLVDTKAG